The Hippocampus zosterae strain Florida chromosome 20, ASM2543408v3, whole genome shotgun sequence genome contains a region encoding:
- the waca gene encoding WW domain-containing adapter protein with coiled-coil gives MVMYARKQPRLGDGCDRRDSQPYQTLKYSSKSHPAGDHRHEKMRDHSDVTPPCKMLRRSDSPENKHSDTTGNSRAKAVHAHRARDRDGGTSNSPHENSHNHSALQSSNSHSNPCKPSDTTHEPGDDWSEHISSSGKKYYYNCRTEVSQWEKPKEWLEREQRQKEATKQTAVVNSFPKDRDYRREAMQTSVPPGFPATKSAQVEKATTAHATQSSSSGPGSFNPSSGTPGSSSSSTVPVSPVLQSPAPPLLQDPTLLRQLLPALQTALQLNNASMDMAKINEVLTAAVTQASLQSMLHKILTAGPSAFNITTILSQAAQLSSQAQQSNQSPMSLTSDASSPRSYVSPRISTPQATAGPLKPLLSTQLGISLSKASTPTVKQSSHPQQTSQQPLPSEKQHTHEATTASPRTLQRQGSQRSPSPGLNHVATGGGSNAPTSACATPTSSTSRPSCSFTPSLAAHFNENLIKHVQGWPAEHAEKQASRLREETHTMGSICMSENCTELKNLRSLVRVSEIQATLREQRILFLRQQIKELEKLKNQNSFMV, from the exons ATGGTAATGTATGCGAGGAAACAACCGAGACTCGGCGATGG GTGCGACCGAAGAGATTCTCAGCCCTATCAG ACTCTCAAATACTCATCCAAGAGCCATCCAGCAGGAGATCACCGACATGAAAAGATGCGAGACCACTCCGATGTCACCCCTCCCTGCAAAATGCTCCGAAGGTCTGACAGCccagaaaacaaacacagtgacaCCACAGGGAACAGCAGAGCAAAGGCTGTCCATGCACACAGGGCCAGAGATCGTGATggag GGACCAGTAATTCGCCACATGAAAATTCTCACAACCACAGTGCCCTTCAGAGCTCCAACTCGCATTCAAATCCCTGCAAACCCTCAGACACA actCACGAACCAGGTGATGACTGGTCAGAGCACATTAGCTCATCCGGGAAGAAATACTATTACAACTGCCGAACAGAGGTGTCCCAGTGGGAGAAACCCAAAGAATGGCTGGAGAG AGAACAGCGACAAAAGGAGGCGACAAAACAGACTGCAGTTGTCAACAGTTTCCCCAAGGACAGGGACTACAGAAGGGAAGCAATGCAGACATCAGTGCCGCCCGGGTTTCCGGCAACAA AGTCAGCACAGGTGGAGAAAGCCACAACGGCTCATGCCACCCAGTCATCATCTTCTGGCCCGGGGAGCTTCAACCCCTCATCAGGCACCCCGGGATCGTCGTCATCCTCCACCGTCCCCGTCTCACCGGTCCTGCAGAGCCCCGCCCCTCCACTTCTCCAAGACCCCACTTTGTTACGCCAGCTTCTCCCTGCACTTCAGACTGCCCTGCAGCTCAATAATGCCAGTATGGACATGGCAAAAATCAACGAAG TTTTGACAGCTGCGGTCACACAGGCTTCGTTACAGTCGATGCTTCATAAGATCCTCACTGCTGGGCCATCAGCTTTCAATATTACGACTATTCTCTCTCAAGCGGCTCAACTCTCCAGCCAAG CTCAGCAGTCAAACCAGTCACCGATGTCATTAACATCAGATGCATCATCACCCAGATCCTATGTTTCTCCTCGCATCAGCACGCCACAAGCCACTGCTGGTCCCCTCAAACCGCTACTCAGCACCCAGCTGGGCATCTCGCTGTCAAAG GCAAGTACACCAACGGTCAAGCAGTCATCTCATCCCCAGCAAACGTCTCAGCAGCCCCTCCCCAGTGAGAAGCAGCACACTCACGAAGCTACCACAGCATCACCACGCACCCTCCAGCGCCAAGG CAGCCAGAGGAGTCCCTCCCCAGGTCTCAACCACGTCGCAACTGGCGGCGGCAGCAATGCCCCTACATCTGCCTGTGCTACTCCCACCTCCTCGACATCCCGGCCCTCCTGCTCCTTCACACCCTCCCTTGCTGCTCACTTCAATGAGAATCTTATAAAGCATGTCCAAGGTTGGCCTGCTGAACATGCAGAAAAACAG GCATCACGATTACGCGAAGAGACTCACACAATGGGCAGCATTTGCATGTCTGAGAACTGCACTGAGCTCAAAAACCTGCGTTCCTTGGTCCGAGTCAGCGAAATACAAGCCACATTGCGCGAACAAAG GATACTGTTTCTAAGACAGCAAATCAAAGAACTTGAAAAGTTGAAGAACCAGAATTCTTTCATGGTCTGA